One part of the Gadus macrocephalus chromosome 8, ASM3116895v1 genome encodes these proteins:
- the mcm6 gene encoding DNA replication licensing factor MCM6, translating to MDVAPPAVVNTGDIVKDELAEKCQKLFQAFLEEFQTADGEVKYVREAEELIRPERNTLLVSFADLEGFNQELATTIQEEYYRVYPFLCCAVRNFARDHGEVPLCKEFYVAIQDLPTRHKIRELSSMRIGTLVKISGQVVRTHPVHPELVSGTFLCLDCQGLIKDVPQQFKYALPTICRNPVCNNRARFHLDTHKSKFIDFQKVRIQETQAELPRGSIPRSMEVILRAEAVETAQAGDRCDFTGTLIVVPDVSQLSTPGLRTETSSRVGGGQGYETEGMRGLKALGVRELSYRLAFLACYVAPTNPRFGGKELREEEQTAESIKSQMSVKEWEKVFEMSQDKNLYHNLCTSLFPTIHGNDEVKRGVLLMLFGGVGKTTMEGTSLRGDINVCIVGDPSTAKSQFLKHVEEFSPRAVYTSGKASTAAGLTAAVVRDEESHEFVIEAGALMLADNGVCCIDEFDKMETRDQVAIHEAMEQQTISITKAGVKATLNARTSILAAANPVGGRYDRSKSLKQNVNMSAPIMSRFDLFFILVDDCNEVTDYAIARRIVDLHSRVEDSVDRLYSLDEIRRYLLFARQFKPKISSESEEFIVEQYKHLRQRDSSGGVSKSAWRITVRQLESMIRLSEGMARMHCCDEVQPKHVKEAFRLLNKSIIRVETPDINLEQDEPMEEEEQEQPPQENGHDVPNGVNGTDGTNGHGNANGTNGVSGPGEPGSQALPALRLSFTEYRRISNLLVLHLRRAEEAEEEEELKKSAVVNWYLSEIESEIDSEEELINRKSLIEKVLNRLVHYDHILIELSQGGLKGAESAGEEQEVILVVNPNYNLDD from the exons ATGGATGTCGCACCGCCCGCCGTAGTTAACACCGGAGATATCGTGAAAGACGAGTTGGCAGAAAAATGCCAGAAGTTATTTCAAGCTTTCTTGGAAGA GTTCCAGACGGCAGACGGGGAGGTGAAGTATGtgagggaggcggaggagttGATTCGGCCTGAGAGGAATACTCTTCTGGTGAGCTTCGCTGATCTGGAGGGCTTCAACCAGGAACTGGCCACCACCATCCAGGAGGAGTACTACAG AGTGTATCCGTTCCTGTGTTGCGCCGTGCGTAACTTTGCTAGAGATCACGGAGAAGTGCCGCTCTGCAAAGAGTTCTACGTGGCCATCCAAGACCTGCCCACCAGACACAA GATACGGGAGCTGTCCTCCATGCGCATCGGCACCCTGGTGAAGATCAGTGGTCAGGTGGTGCGCACCCACCCCGTGCATCCCGAGCTg GTGAGCGGCACCTTTCTGTGCCTGGACTGCCAGGGCTTGATCAAGGACGTCCCACAGCAGTTCAAATACGCCCTGCCCACCATCTGCCGGAACCCTGTGTGCAACAACCGCGCCCGCTTCCACCTGGACACGCACAAGTCCAAGTTCATCGACTTCCAGAAG gtgcgtATCCAGGAGACCCAGGCGGAGCTTCCCCGCGGCTCCATCCCCCGCTCCATGGAGGTGATCCTGAGGGCGGAGGCGGTGGAGACGGCGCAGGCCGGCGACCGCTGCGACTTCACCGGCACCCTCATCGTGGTGCCCGACGTGTCCCAGCTCAGCACCCCCG GCCTACGTACGGAGACCAGTTCCCGCGTGGGCGGGGGCCAGGGCTATGAGACGGAGGGCATGAGGGGCCTCAAGGCTCTGGGGGTCCGAGAGCTCTCCTACAGACTGGCGTTCCTGGCCTGCTATGTAGCCCCCACCAACCCACGG TTTGGCGGGAAGGAGCTCCGCGAGGAGGAGCAGACCGCAGAGAGCATCAAGAGCCAGATGTCGGTGAAGGAGTGGGAGAAGGTGTTTGAGATGAGCCAGGACAAGAACCTCTACCACAACCTCTGCACCAGCCTCTTCCCCACCATCCATG GCAACGACGAGGTGAAGCGCGGCGTGCTGCTCATGCTGTTTGGAGGCGTTGGCAAGACGACCATGGAGGGCACCTCGCTGAGAGGAGACATCAACGTGTGCATCGTGGGAGACCCCAGCACGGCCAAGAGCCAGTTCCTCAA gcacgtGGAGGAGTTCAGCCCCCGGGCGGTGTACACCAGTGGTAAGGCCAGCACGGCCGCCGGTCTCACGGCCGCCGTCGTCCGGGACGAGGAGTCCCACGAGTTCGTCATCGAGGCTGGGGCGCTCATGCTCGCCGACAAC GGTGTGTGTTGCATCGATGAGTTTGACAAGATGGAGACGAGAGATCAGGTGGCCATCCATGAAGCCATGGAGCAGCAGACCATCAGCATAACCAAGGCTGGagtcaag gccACCCTGAACGCCAGGACGTCCATCTTGGCGGCGGCCAACCCGGTGGGGGGGCGCTACGACCGCAGCAAGAGCCTGAAGCAGAACGTCAACATGAGCGCCCCCATCATGAGCCGCTTCGACCTCTTCTTCATCCTGGTGGACGACTGCAACGAG GTGACGGACTACGCCATCGCCAGGCGCATCGTGGACCTGCACTCCCGCGTGGAGGACTCCGTGGACCGGCTCTACTCGCTGGACGAGATCCGCAGATACCTGCTCTTTGCTCGGCAGTTCAAACCCAAG aTCTCCAGCGAATCAGAGGAGTTCATCGTGGAGCAGTACAAGCACCTGCGCCAGCGGGACTCCTCGGGGGGCGTGTCCAAGTCGGCCTGGAGGATCACAGTGCGCCAGCTAGAGAGCATGATCCGCCTCTCGGAGGGCATGGCCCGCATGCACTGCTGCGACGAG GTGCAACCGAAGCACGTGAAGGAGGCGTTCCGCCTGCTCAACAAGTCCATCATTCGCGTGGAGACCCCGGACATCAACCTGGAGCAGGACGAGccaatggaggaggaggagcaggagcagccgCCGCAGGAGAATG GCCATGACGTTCCCAACGGCGTCAACGGGACCGACGGAACCAACGGCCACGGCAACGCCAACGGAACCAACGGAGTGAGCGGCCCCGGCGAGCCGGGCAGCCAGGCCCTCCCGGCCCTCCGCCTGTCCTTCACCGAGTACAGACGCATCTCCAACCTGCTGGTGCTGCACCTGCGCCGCGCCGAGGAGG ctgaggaagaggaggagctgaagaagagTGCGGTGGTGAACTGGTATCTGAGTGAGATTGAGTCTGAGATTGACTCGGAGGAGGAGCTGATCAACAGGAAGAGCCTGATAGAGAAGGTCCTCAACAGGCTGGTGCACTAT GATCACATCCTCATAGAGCTGTCTCAGGGGGGTCTGAAGGGGGCGGAGTCTGCAggggaggaacaggaagtgatccTGGTGGTCAACCCAAACTATAACTTGGACGACTAG
- the LOC132463040 gene encoding C-X-C chemokine receptor type 4-like has translation MSYYEHIYIEDFNYTGSGSGDMGMDLEEPCNVEKVVSPDLQQVFLPVVYTLIFLLGITGNSLVVVVLGCQRRAKCSLTDCYRLHLSAADLLFVLSLPFWAVDAALADWRLGPVACVGVHVIYTVNLYGSVLILAFISLDRYLAVVRPTDTNTGGLRQLLASRLVYAGAWLPAALLAVPDLVFARTREGGEGVTLCQRFYPEESGPLWVAVFHLQLVLVGLLIPGVVLLICYCVIVSRLTRGPLGGQRQKRRAVRTTVALVLCFFVCWLPYGAGIALDALVRLEVLPRSCGLDAAMGVWLAVAEPLAFAHCCLNPLLYAFLGAGFKTSARRALTLSRASSLKILPRRRAGPSTTTESESSSLHSS, from the exons ATGTCTTACTATGAG CACATCTACATCGAGGACTTCAACTACACGGGGTCCGGGTCCGGGGACATGGGCATGGACCTGGAGGAGCCCTGCAACGTGGAGAAGGTGGTGTCCCCGGACCTCCAGCAGGTGTTCCTGCCCGTCGTCTACACCCTCATCTTCCTGCTGGGCATCACCGGGAacagcctggtggtggtggtgctgggctgCCAGCGCAG GGCCAAATGCAGTCTGACAGACTGCTACCGTCTGCACCTCTCGGCGGCGgacctcctcttcgtcctctcgCTGCCCTTCTGGGCGGTGGACGCGGCGCTGGCCGACTGGCGGCTGGGCCCGGTGGCGTGCGTGGGCGTGCACGTGATCTACACGGTCAACCTGTACGGCAGCGTCCTCATCCTGGCCTTCATCAGCCTGGACCGCTACCTGGCCGTGGTCAGGCCCACCGACACCAACACCGGGGGCCTGCGCCAGCTGCTCGCCAGCCGATTGGTTTACGCCG gtgcctGGCTGCCCGCGGCGCTGCTGGCCGTGCCCGACCTGGTGTTCGCCCGGACCCGGGAGGGCGGCGAGGGGGTGACCCTGTGCCAGCGCTTCTACCCCGAGGAGAGCGGCCCGCTGTGGGTGGCCGTGTTCCACCTGcagctggtgctggtggggctGCTGATCCCCGGCGTGGTGCTGCTCATCTGCTACTGCGTCATCGTGAGCCGCCTGACCCGCGGCCCGCTGGGCGGCCAGCGGCAGAAGCGGCGGGCGGTGCGCACCACCGTGGCCCTGGTGCTCTGCTTCTTCGTGTGCTGGCTGCCGTACGGCGCCGGCATCGCGCTGGACGCCCTGGTGCGGCTGGAGGTGCTGCCGCGGAGCTGCGGCCTGGACGCGGCCATGGGCGTGTGGCTGGCGGTGGCGGAGCCGCTGGCGTTCGCCCACTGCTGCCTCAACCCGCTGCTGTACGCCTTCCTGGGGGCGGGCTTCAAGACGTCGGCGCGCCGCGCCCTGACGCTGAGCCGGGCCTCCAGCCTGAAGATCCTCCCCCGCAGGCGGGCCgggccctccaccaccaccgagtCCGAGTCCTCCAGCCTGCACTCCAGCTAG
- the si:ch73-71c20.5 gene encoding DUF4748 domain-containing protein has translation MAATCWKLARSALLKGVRPMPGQLQWTHKRPTTAVPVCMKAAQCRPLHLTHGPALCSTSKGQQTTDTPKDGKNTKEDEEMYDGPEYIPRRKAKNPMMKIGYAWMIGLPCGILGFVLAKREVDKNRLKQLRVRQRMKRSNEGDYEGSRYQRHGDEGLELNR, from the exons ATGGCGGCGACCTGTTGGAAACTTGCTAGGTCGGCTCTGCTGAAAG GTGTGCGGCCCATGCCAGGCCAGCTTCAATGGACACATAAACGCCCAACCACAGCAGTGCCCGTGTGCATGAAGGCAGCTCAGTGCCGACCGCTGCACCTCACCCACGGACCCGCACTCTGCAGCACCAGTAAGGGACAACAGACCACAGACACGCCGAAAGACGGCAAGAACacgaaggaggatgaggaaatgTACGACGGTCCGGAATATATTCCCAGGAGGAAGGCCAAGAATCCTATGATGAAAATCGGTTATGCATG GATGATTGGCCTTCCTTGTGGCATCTTGGGCTTTGTCCTGGCCAAGAGAGAGGTGGACAAGAACCGCCTGAAGCAGTTGAGGGTCCGCCAGAGGATGAAGAGGTCCAACGAGGGCGACTACGAGGGCAGCCGGTACCAGAGACACGGTGATGAGGGTCTGGAACTCAACCGGTAA